The Pseudomonas nunensis genome includes the window TCAGGCCATGTCCGGTCGATGGCGCAAGGTTCGCAGCGATAAACCCGCTGCGCGTTGCTGTAGAAAAGTCGCTCCTGATCGGCGCGTGGCCGGTCAGCAACGATGGATTTGAAACCGCTGTAAATGGCGTCGAACGAGCCGCACAAACTGTCCACCGGAAAGTTGCTGGCGAACATCGCCCGCTCGCTGCCGAACATCGCAATCACTTCGCGCACGATCCACGCATTGTCTTTAGCGCGCCACGCCTGACCACCCTGGCCTAGGCCGGAAATCTTCACCTGCACGTTCGGCCACTGGGCCAGCCGCGCCATCGCCAGGCGCCAACCGGCCAGGCCTTCGGCACTGCGATCGCTGGGCAAACCGGCGTGGTTGAGAATCAGCGTGGTGCCGGGAAAATCCCGGGCCAGGCGTTCGGCCTCATGCAGGTTCCACCAAGGTGTTTGCAAGTCGAAATGCAGACCCAGCCCCTGCAGCGCGGCGTAACTGCGGCGCCAGTGTTCGTCGCTCATCAGGCTGCGCACATGGCCAACCTGCGACGGCGCGGTCGGGCCACCGGGTTTGTGGCGAACGCTGCGCACGCACTTGAAACTCGCTTGCTCGCTGAGCACCGCGATGGCGTCCGGGTGATCGAGCCAGGCTTGCGCAACAATCGCGTTGGGCACGCCATAACGAGCGGCCAAGCCTTCGATGAAACGGGTTTCGCCAATCGGGTCCTGCGGGTTCCATTCGGTCTCGATGTACACCGTTTGTACGACGTTGTGAGCGCCTGCATCGGCGAAATAATCTTCGGGAAAATAGCGACGCTTGATCGCGCTGTAGTCACCGTAGCGAAACGGAATATTGGCCTCCGGCGCCAGCCACGGATGATCATTGATCGACGGGTCCCAAAAGTGATGATGGGCGTCGATGATCGGGCCGTTCCAATGCTCACCCATAACGCACCTCATCCAGACTGATGAACAACGTGGCCAAAACGAAGATCGCCGAGCACACCGCAAAGAACCCCAGCACCGGCGCAAAACCACCGGCCATTTGCAGGATGACGCCCACCAGAATCGGCACCGCGATCCCGCCGGTACTGCCGGCCATGTTCATCACGCCGCCGATCAACCCGACCCGCGCCGGCGCCGCCAGCAACGCCGGGAAGCTCCAGTAGAGGCTGCCCCACATAAGAAAAAACGCGGTCATGGCCAACAACGCCACGGCCGCAAAAGGATTGCTCAGGGTTGGCAACAGCAGGAACGCGCCGAGGGCCACCAAACCGGAAAACGCCAGCAGGCTCTTGACCGCCACGCCACGGCTGACGCCTTTGCGGATCAGCCCGTCGCAGAGGAAACCGCCAGTCAACGAACCCAACGCGCCGCACACGAAGATCACAAACGTCGCTGCGCCTATGCCTTTGATATCAAACCCGCGGGCCTGCGCCAGATAACTCGGTCCCCAGGTCAGCAGCCCGAAATACACCATCGCCCAACTGGCGCGACCGATCAGCAAACCACTCAGCGAACGGGCAGCAATGCCCAGCCCTTTGACCGGCACCCGCGCCGCTTCGGCAGCCGGGGTTGCGCGGCCTGCGTTGATTTTCTCGAGTTCCTCGGCATTCACCTGCGGGTGAGTCGCCGGGTCATCGCGCAGATAACGCCGAGCCAGCCAGGCCAGTACCAGTGTCGCGATGCCGGCGATCACAAACGCCAGGCGCCACGAATCCAGCGAAGCAATCAGGTAAGCAATGATCAACCCGCCCAACGCCACGCCCAACGGGCTGCCACTGTCCATCAGCACCGCACCGCGACTGCGCTCGCTCGGTGCCAGCCACAGGGAAATCAGCTTGCCGCCCGAAGGGAACAACGGCGCTTCCGCTGCACCAAGCGCGACACGGGCAAACAGCAACGACAAGCCGCCCGTAGCGAATGCGGCGATGACCTGGAACGTGCCCCACAACCCGGTGGACCAGCTGATCACCCGGTGCGGCCCGAAACGATCGATCATCCAGCCGCCCGGAATCTGCAACAACGCATACGCCCAGAAGAAGCTGCTGAGGATCAGCCCTTGCATGCTTGGCAAGAGCGAAAACTCGTGGGCAATGGTCGGCATCGCAATCGACAGCGAGACCCGGTCGATCAGATTAACCATGGTCAACGCGAAGATGATCGCGAAGATCCTCCAGCGAACACTGCTGGCCTTGCTGGTTACGGCCAACGGCGTCGAGGCTGCTGTGATCGGTTGGGCAACTGCGCCAGGCAGATGCAGGGAAGCACTGGGACGAGCCATGGTGCGTACCTCGATTTATTATTTTTGTGTGATACCGCATTGCCGCTTCAGGGCGGCGCTGATGAGCACTATCGAAGGCTGGCTGATAACCGTCTAATCAATGATTGAGATACGGCGATAGCCTCGGGTTATGGCAAAGCCTGTTTTCAGGCCACTTTCAGCTTAGGCCGCCTATACCGACTTTCCCCTCAAACCGCTCTGGCGCAAAGCCTTCAGCGCGAATCACCGATTTTCCCGCCCAGACCTATAACCCCAGGCTATCGGTGTATGTATTGTTTTGACTAGACGCCGGCCCCGGTCCTTCACACACTCAGGCCAGGCTTGCAGCTTCCAAGCATCGACAAGCCACTTATAACAACTACAAAAAAACGAGGCCCTTCCATGCGAAATGCATTCGTCCGTCGCACATCCCGTCTGTTTCTTGGCTGCACGCTGGTCGCCGCCGGCGCCCTTCCCGCTCTCGCTCACGCCTGGCAACCGGACAAGAATGTCGAAATCGTCGTGGCCGGCGGCCCCGGTGGCGGTACCGATCAACTCGGCCGGCTGATCCAGTCGATCATCACCACACACAAGTTCCTCGAGGTGAACACCATCGTCCTCAACAAGGGCGGCGGCAATGGCGCCGAAGCCTTCCTCGACCTGAAAATGAACAAGGGCGATCCGGAAAAACTGGTGATCGGCACTAACAACATCTACCTGTTGCCGCTGGTGTCCAAGCTCGGCTACCAATGGCAGGAACTGACCCCTGTCGCAGCCCTGGCCGAAGATGACTTCATTCTCTGGAGCTACAAAGACGCGCCGTGGAAGGATGCCAAAGGCTTCTACGAAGCGGTCAAGGCTGACCCTTCGAACCTGCGCATGGGCGGCAGTCAGTCCAAGGATGTCGATCAGACCCTGACCTTGCTGCTGAACCAGACCACAAATAGCAAACTGGTGTACATCCCGTTCAAGAGCGGCAGCGAAGCCGCGACCCAACTGGCCGGCAAACACATCGCCGCCAACGTCAACAACCCCAGCGAAAGCATCAGTCAATGGCGCGGCGACCAGGTCGAACCCCTCTGCGTATTCAGCAAGGAACGCATGGCCTACACCGAGAAGGTTGCCGGCGACAAATCCTGGGCCGACGTTCCGACGTGCCACGAACAGGGCCTGGGGATCGATCAGTACCGCTTCCCGCGCACCGTGTTCATGCCCGGCGACGTCACCGCCGAACAACGGGCGTTCTATGTCGACCTGATGCGCAAAGTCACCGAGACCCCGGAGTTCAAGGCCTACGTCAAACAGAACGCGCTGGTGCCGACCTTCCTCGAAGGCGAGCCGCTGACCGCCTACATTGAAAAGGACACAGCCCGGGTCACGCCGGTCTTCAAAGAAGCCGGCTGGCTGAAAAACTGAGTTGTCCACGGCCGCCCGCCTGCGCACGGCCGTCACCTCTGGAGGTGCTTTCATGTCCCATTCTTCGGATTCACCGGCGCTGGTCGGCACCCGCTGGGTCGAGCTCGGCCTGGCACTCTTCACCGCGCTGATCGGCGCGGTGGTGATGTTCGGCAGCATCGAACAAGGTATCGGCTGGGGCGATTCCGGCCCCGAGCCGGGTTACTTTCCCTTCTACATCGGCCTGATGCTGAGCGCCGCCAGCGTGGCCAACGGCGTACTGACCGTGGTGCGCTGGCAAGCCCTGAGCATTGCGTTTGTCAGCCGTAGTGCGTTCAAGCAAGTGTTGTCGGTGTTCATCCCGATTGCGCTGTTCGTCGGCGCGATGCCGTTCACCGGTATCTATGTGGCCTCGGCCTGTTTCATCGCCTGGTTCATGTGGCGCGACAAGGTGCGGGTCAAACCGTATGGCAAATGGATGATCGGCACGGTGTCACTCGGTGCAGTGCTCGCCAGTTACCTGATCTTCGCGCTGTGGTTCAAGGTCCCGCTGGATGCCGGCCCGATGGGCGACTGGATTGCCCTGGCCGGGAGAAATTTCAAATGAGCGAGTTCGATTCCCTGCTGCAAGGCATGAACCTGATCCTGACCCCGGGCCACATCGGCCTGATGGTGATCGGCGTGCTGCTGGGCATTCTGGTCGGCGTATTGCCCGGCCTCGGCGCCCCGAATGGCGTGGCATTGCTGTTGCCGCTGACCTTCACCATGTCGCCAGTCTCGGCGATCATCCTGTTGTCGTGCATGTATTGGGGCGCGCTGTTCGGCGGCTCGATCACCTCGATCCTGTTTAATATCCCCGGTGAGCCCTCATCGGTGGCGACCACGTTCGACGGCTACCCGATGGCCCGCGAAGGTCGCGCCGCCGAAGCACTGACCGCCGCCTTCAGCTCGGCGCTGATCGGCGCGCTGGCCGGGGTGTTGTTGCTGACGTTTCTGTCGACCCGCATCGCGGCGTTCGCCATGTCATTCAGTTCGCCGGAGTTCTTTGCGGTGTACCTGTTGGCGTTCTGCACCTTCATCGGCATGAGCAAGAACCCGCCGCTGAAAACCGTGGTGGCGATGATGATCGGTTTCGCCATGGCCGCCGTCGGCATGGACACCGTGTCCGGCAACCTGCGCCTGACCTTCGATCAACCGGTTTTGATGACCGGCATCAGCTTCGAAGTGGCGGTAATCGGCTTGTTCGGCATCGGCGAAATCCTTTGCACCGTCGAAGAAGGACTGGTGTTTCGCGGCGAGCATGCGCGGATCACGCCGATGATCATCCTGCGCACCTGGGCCAAGTTACCGCGTTACTGGTGGACGATTGTGCGCAGCACGCTGGTCGGTTGCTGGATGGGCATTACCCCCGGCGGCCCAACCGCCGCCTCGTTCATAAGCTACAGCCTGGCCCGGCGTTTCTCGAAGAACCGCGATAACTTCGGCAAGGGCGAACTCGAAGGCGTGATTGCCCCGGAAACCGCCGACCACGCCGCTGGCACCAGCGCCCTGCTGCCGATGCTGACCCTGGGCATTCCAGGCTCGGCGACCGCTGCAGTGATGCTCGGTGGCTTGATGATCTGGGGCCTGCACCCTGGCCCGACGTTGTTCGTCGAGCAGCATGATTTTGTTTGGGGCCTGATCGCCAGCATGTACCTCGGTAACGTGGTGAGCCTGATCGTGGTGTTGGCCACCGTGCCGTTGTTCGCTTCGATCCTGCGCATTCCGTTCTCGATCATTGCGCCGATCATCATCATGGTCTGCGCCATCGGTGCTTACTCGGTGCACAACTCGTTCTTCGACGTGGTGCTGATGCTCGGCTTCGGCGCGCTAGGTTATTTGTTCAAGAAACTCGGCTACCCGATTGCACCGCTGGTGCTCGCTGCTGTGTTGGGCGACAAAGCTGAAGATGCGTTCCGCCAATCGATGCTGTTCTCCGACGGGCACCTGGGGATTTTCTGGTCCAATGGGCTGGTGGGCAGCCTGACCACGGCGGCCCTGCTGATGCTGTTCTGGCCGTTGATTTCCAAAGTGCTGGGGGCGCTGACGGGCCTGCGCAAACCACCGGTCAGCAAAACCAAATCGGTGCTGTGACACAGCAATGCTGGCAACGCCTGACATTTGTTGTCAGGCTTGCCGCAGTCTTTTTTACGAGCACGGCCCATGACCCGAATTCCAGAAGCTAACGTGATCCACAGTCGACTGCGTCTGCGCCAACTGCGGCTGATGCTGGCGTTGCAGGAATTCGGCTCGTTGCGCCGTGCCGCCGATCACATCGGCATGACCCAACCGGCGGCGACCAAGATGCTGCACGAAGCCGAGGATTTGCTCGGCGTCGAGCTCTTCGAACGCCTGCCTCGGGGCATGCGCTCCACCCCGTTCGGGGAAACCGTCATCTATTACGCACGCATGGTGTTTGCCGAACTCAGCGGCATGCGCGAAGAATTGGTCGCGCTGGAATCCGGCAACCTCGGCCGGGTCGCGGTCGGCG containing:
- a CDS encoding amidohydrolase family protein: MGEHWNGPIIDAHHHFWDPSINDHPWLAPEANIPFRYGDYSAIKRRYFPEDYFADAGAHNVVQTVYIETEWNPQDPIGETRFIEGLAARYGVPNAIVAQAWLDHPDAIAVLSEQASFKCVRSVRHKPGGPTAPSQVGHVRSLMSDEHWRRSYAALQGLGLHFDLQTPWWNLHEAERLARDFPGTTLILNHAGLPSDRSAEGLAGWRLAMARLAQWPNVQVKISGLGQGGQAWRAKDNAWIVREVIAMFGSERAMFASNFPVDSLCGSFDAIYSGFKSIVADRPRADQERLFYSNAQRVYRCEPCAIDRTWPDALRSEA
- a CDS encoding MFS transporter gives rise to the protein MARPSASLHLPGAVAQPITAASTPLAVTSKASSVRWRIFAIIFALTMVNLIDRVSLSIAMPTIAHEFSLLPSMQGLILSSFFWAYALLQIPGGWMIDRFGPHRVISWSTGLWGTFQVIAAFATGGLSLLFARVALGAAEAPLFPSGGKLISLWLAPSERSRGAVLMDSGSPLGVALGGLIIAYLIASLDSWRLAFVIAGIATLVLAWLARRYLRDDPATHPQVNAEELEKINAGRATPAAEAARVPVKGLGIAARSLSGLLIGRASWAMVYFGLLTWGPSYLAQARGFDIKGIGAATFVIFVCGALGSLTGGFLCDGLIRKGVSRGVAVKSLLAFSGLVALGAFLLLPTLSNPFAAVALLAMTAFFLMWGSLYWSFPALLAAPARVGLIGGVMNMAGSTGGIAVPILVGVILQMAGGFAPVLGFFAVCSAIFVLATLFISLDEVRYG
- a CDS encoding Bug family tripartite tricarboxylate transporter substrate binding protein, producing MRNAFVRRTSRLFLGCTLVAAGALPALAHAWQPDKNVEIVVAGGPGGGTDQLGRLIQSIITTHKFLEVNTIVLNKGGGNGAEAFLDLKMNKGDPEKLVIGTNNIYLLPLVSKLGYQWQELTPVAALAEDDFILWSYKDAPWKDAKGFYEAVKADPSNLRMGGSQSKDVDQTLTLLLNQTTNSKLVYIPFKSGSEAATQLAGKHIAANVNNPSESISQWRGDQVEPLCVFSKERMAYTEKVAGDKSWADVPTCHEQGLGIDQYRFPRTVFMPGDVTAEQRAFYVDLMRKVTETPEFKAYVKQNALVPTFLEGEPLTAYIEKDTARVTPVFKEAGWLKN
- a CDS encoding tripartite tricarboxylate transporter TctB family protein: MSHSSDSPALVGTRWVELGLALFTALIGAVVMFGSIEQGIGWGDSGPEPGYFPFYIGLMLSAASVANGVLTVVRWQALSIAFVSRSAFKQVLSVFIPIALFVGAMPFTGIYVASACFIAWFMWRDKVRVKPYGKWMIGTVSLGAVLASYLIFALWFKVPLDAGPMGDWIALAGRNFK
- a CDS encoding tripartite tricarboxylate transporter permease; protein product: MSEFDSLLQGMNLILTPGHIGLMVIGVLLGILVGVLPGLGAPNGVALLLPLTFTMSPVSAIILLSCMYWGALFGGSITSILFNIPGEPSSVATTFDGYPMAREGRAAEALTAAFSSALIGALAGVLLLTFLSTRIAAFAMSFSSPEFFAVYLLAFCTFIGMSKNPPLKTVVAMMIGFAMAAVGMDTVSGNLRLTFDQPVLMTGISFEVAVIGLFGIGEILCTVEEGLVFRGEHARITPMIILRTWAKLPRYWWTIVRSTLVGCWMGITPGGPTAASFISYSLARRFSKNRDNFGKGELEGVIAPETADHAAGTSALLPMLTLGIPGSATAAVMLGGLMIWGLHPGPTLFVEQHDFVWGLIASMYLGNVVSLIVVLATVPLFASILRIPFSIIAPIIIMVCAIGAYSVHNSFFDVVLMLGFGALGYLFKKLGYPIAPLVLAAVLGDKAEDAFRQSMLFSDGHLGIFWSNGLVGSLTTAALLMLFWPLISKVLGALTGLRKPPVSKTKSVL